A region from the Streptomyces lydicus genome encodes:
- a CDS encoding LysR substrate-binding domain-containing protein, producing MTGSEVSPSFRLAYVPGVTPTKWVRIWNERLPDVPLTLVPVSAATACDVLRGGDADAGFVRLPVDRADLSAIPLYTETTVVVVPKDHLVTAADEVSAEDLADEIVLHPLDDTLDWEQRPGRPANERPATTADAVELVAAGVGVLVVPQSLARLHHRRDLTYRPVSDAPASRVALSWPQDETTDLVEDFIGIVRGRTVNSSRGRRPDPDPAQPKGKRGETGGARRKPTAGKPAGKTGGKPAGKSAGKPSGKSPRGASGGAGGSGGARGAKRGKPRRRS from the coding sequence GTGACTGGCTCGGAAGTATCCCCTTCGTTCCGTCTCGCGTATGTCCCGGGGGTGACGCCCACGAAGTGGGTGCGGATCTGGAACGAGCGGCTTCCCGACGTTCCCCTGACCCTCGTCCCGGTGTCCGCCGCCACGGCGTGCGACGTTCTGCGGGGCGGCGACGCCGACGCGGGCTTTGTGCGGCTGCCGGTGGACCGGGCGGACCTCAGCGCGATCCCCCTCTACACCGAGACGACCGTCGTCGTGGTCCCCAAGGACCACCTCGTGACGGCCGCCGACGAGGTGTCCGCCGAGGACCTGGCCGACGAGATCGTGCTGCACCCCCTCGACGACACCCTCGACTGGGAGCAGCGGCCGGGGCGCCCCGCGAACGAGCGCCCGGCCACGACCGCGGACGCCGTGGAGCTGGTGGCGGCAGGGGTGGGGGTCCTCGTCGTCCCGCAGTCGCTCGCCCGTCTGCACCACCGCAGGGACCTCACCTACCGGCCGGTGTCGGACGCCCCGGCGTCCCGGGTCGCGCTGTCGTGGCCGCAGGACGAGACCACCGACCTGGTGGAGGACTTCATCGGGATCGTCCGCGGGCGGACCGTCAACAGCTCACGCGGGCGCCGCCCGGACCCGGACCCGGCGCAGCCCAAGGGCAAGCGCGGCGAGACGGGCGGCGCGCGGCGGAAGCCCACGGCAGGCAAGCCGGCAGGGAAGACGGGCGGAAAGCCCGCGGGGAAATCGGCCGGGAAGCCGTCCGGGAAGAGTCCACGGGGCGCCTCCGGTGGTGCCGGTGGTTCCGGCGGTGCGAGGGGCGCCAAGCGCGGCAAGCCCCGGCGCCGGTCGTAG
- a CDS encoding DUF5997 family protein codes for MTSHQTTQTMKPATAAKKLGVYLEATPAEFQEGVVSRTELNALQADPPQWLQDLRRNGPHPRPVVAAKLGISISGLARGGVTEPLTTEQIDALKKDSPEWLQKERATQAEVRKEAARIKEKNAARDEQPGRPQA; via the coding sequence ATGACGTCGCACCAGACCACCCAGACGATGAAGCCCGCGACCGCGGCGAAGAAGCTGGGTGTGTACCTCGAGGCCACCCCCGCCGAGTTCCAGGAGGGTGTCGTCTCGCGCACCGAGTTGAACGCCCTGCAGGCCGATCCGCCCCAGTGGCTGCAGGACCTGCGGCGCAACGGCCCGCACCCCCGGCCGGTGGTCGCGGCCAAGCTGGGCATCTCCATCTCCGGCCTCGCGCGGGGCGGGGTCACCGAACCCCTCACCACGGAGCAGATCGACGCGCTGAAGAAGGACAGCCCCGAGTGGCTGCAGAAGGAGCGCGCCACCCAGGCCGAGGTCCGCAAGGAAGCGGCCCGCATCAAGGAGAAGAACGCGGCCCGGGACGAGCAGCCCGGCCGGCCGCAAGCCTGA
- a CDS encoding FAD-dependent oxidoreductase — translation MNSTRDPRIAVVGAGLGGLVCARVLQRHGRSVTVWEREASAGARAQGGSLDMHAGTGQAALRAAGLLDRFRALARPEGQEWRLLDPATAAVLPAQGPPDDHGEEDRPEIDRGQLRGLLLDSLTAGSVRWNRAVSSVTPLGDGTGRLLFGDGTTEDFDLVIGADGAWSRVRPALSDAVPGYSGVTFVEAGFDDCDTRHPCLARMVGAGTMVAMADSKVLFAQRNGDGRIRVYIGFRGPEDGQAAAGVEPGDTAAVRAHLLTMFDGWDERLLALLRDNDGGFIPRPVFALPAPHTWEHVPGVTLLGDAAHLMPPLGLGANLAMLDGSELAQALVTEPGIDDAVRAYESVMLPRSAEAAKDCAEGLADLLPPTGA, via the coding sequence ATGAACTCCACGCGTGACCCCCGTATCGCCGTCGTCGGCGCCGGCCTGGGGGGTCTTGTCTGCGCCCGCGTCCTGCAGCGCCACGGTCGCTCCGTCACCGTCTGGGAACGGGAGGCCTCCGCCGGAGCCCGCGCGCAGGGCGGCTCTCTCGATATGCACGCCGGGACCGGTCAGGCCGCCCTGCGCGCGGCGGGACTGCTCGACCGCTTCCGCGCCCTCGCCCGCCCCGAAGGCCAGGAGTGGCGCCTGCTCGATCCCGCCACCGCCGCCGTCCTGCCCGCGCAGGGCCCGCCGGACGACCACGGCGAGGAGGACAGGCCGGAGATCGACCGCGGTCAGCTGCGGGGCCTGCTCCTGGATTCCCTCACCGCGGGCAGCGTGCGGTGGAACCGTGCCGTCAGCTCGGTCACCCCGCTCGGGGACGGCACCGGCCGCCTGCTCTTCGGCGACGGCACCACCGAGGACTTCGACCTGGTCATCGGCGCCGACGGCGCCTGGTCACGGGTGCGCCCGGCCCTGTCGGACGCGGTACCCGGCTATTCCGGTGTCACCTTCGTCGAGGCCGGTTTCGACGACTGCGACACCCGTCATCCCTGCCTTGCGCGGATGGTCGGCGCCGGCACCATGGTGGCCATGGCCGACAGCAAGGTGCTGTTCGCCCAGCGCAACGGCGACGGCCGCATCCGCGTCTACATCGGCTTCCGCGGACCGGAGGACGGGCAGGCCGCCGCGGGTGTGGAGCCCGGTGACACGGCGGCCGTGCGGGCGCACCTGCTGACGATGTTCGACGGCTGGGACGAGCGCCTGCTCGCTCTGCTGCGGGACAACGACGGCGGCTTCATCCCCCGGCCCGTCTTCGCGCTGCCCGCCCCGCACACCTGGGAGCACGTCCCCGGTGTCACGCTGCTGGGCGACGCCGCGCATCTGATGCCGCCGCTCGGGCTGGGTGCCAATCTCGCCATGCTGGACGGCAGCGAACTCGCCCAGGCCCTCGTCACCGAACCCGGCATCGACGATGCCGTCCGTGCGTACGAGAGCGTCATGCTGCCGCGCTCGGCCGAGGCGGCCAAGGACTGTGCGGAGGGGCTGGCGGACCTCCTTCCCCCGACGGGCGCCTGA
- a CDS encoding TetR/AcrR family transcriptional regulator, whose protein sequence is MTEPTGRRERKKARTRKSLADAALELFLDRGYDQVSVKDVADAADVSVTTLFKHFPSKEALVFDEEDDIEAGLVAAVRERDPGQSIPQALREHILRTQDLAKDPRCAPFLRMVEATPTLRDYSHRMWMRHEAAVARAIAEEAGAPEGDVTCAALARFALETRGLVQRHPDPRRAAEEAFALLEHGWAAAHPED, encoded by the coding sequence GTGACCGAACCGACCGGGCGCCGTGAGCGCAAGAAGGCCCGAACCCGCAAGTCGCTGGCCGATGCCGCGCTGGAGCTCTTCCTCGACCGCGGCTACGACCAGGTCTCCGTCAAGGACGTCGCCGACGCCGCCGATGTGTCGGTGACCACCTTGTTCAAGCACTTCCCGAGCAAGGAGGCGCTGGTCTTCGACGAGGAGGACGACATCGAGGCGGGGCTCGTCGCCGCCGTGCGGGAGCGCGACCCCGGCCAGTCGATCCCGCAAGCGCTGCGCGAGCACATCCTGCGGACACAGGACCTCGCCAAGGATCCGCGGTGCGCCCCGTTCCTGCGCATGGTGGAGGCCACCCCGACGCTGCGGGACTACTCCCACCGCATGTGGATGCGGCACGAAGCGGCCGTGGCACGGGCCATCGCCGAGGAGGCCGGCGCCCCCGAGGGTGACGTCACCTGTGCCGCCCTCGCCCGTTTCGCGCTGGAGACCCGTGGGCTCGTCCAGCGGCACCCCGACCCGCGACGCGCCGCCGAAGAAGCCTTCGCCCTGCTCGAACACGGCTGGGCGGCCGCCCACCCCGAGGACTGA
- a CDS encoding class I SAM-dependent methyltransferase — MEAGQPSRTAMMTAHARAHHQADPQRVFTDPLAPKILHLDRDALLPPPDDPIARHNIRFVAARSRFAEDSLASAVAAGTRQVVVLGAGLDTFACRNPHAGLTVFEVDHPDTQEWKRQQLAAAGIALPPSMTFAPIDFERDTLAEALDAAGLDRTRPAFFIWLGVTPYLTRDAVLATLRCVAGHTAPVEVVFDYYPEPSPAMAPELRAAYEASTRRVAAFGEPWLSHFTPDGIAEELRAMKLDDIEDRTGPELLARYLGEHTPDAGAAADADVFSGHVLRAGRTTAR, encoded by the coding sequence ATGGAAGCCGGTCAGCCGAGCCGTACCGCGATGATGACCGCGCACGCTCGTGCGCATCACCAGGCCGATCCCCAGCGGGTCTTCACCGACCCGCTGGCGCCGAAGATCCTCCACCTCGACCGCGACGCGCTGCTGCCGCCGCCCGACGACCCGATCGCCCGGCACAACATCCGCTTCGTCGCCGCGCGCAGCCGCTTCGCCGAGGACTCGCTCGCCTCCGCGGTGGCCGCCGGCACCCGGCAGGTCGTGGTCCTCGGCGCGGGCCTGGACACTTTCGCCTGCCGCAACCCCCACGCCGGCCTGACGGTGTTCGAGGTCGACCATCCGGACACCCAGGAGTGGAAGCGGCAGCAGCTGGCCGCGGCCGGGATCGCCCTCCCGCCGTCCATGACCTTCGCCCCGATCGACTTCGAACGCGACACCCTCGCCGAGGCCTTGGACGCGGCCGGGCTGGACCGCACCCGGCCGGCGTTCTTCATCTGGCTCGGGGTCACGCCCTACCTGACACGGGACGCCGTCCTCGCCACACTGCGCTGCGTGGCCGGGCACACCGCACCCGTCGAAGTGGTCTTCGACTACTACCCCGAACCGTCGCCGGCGATGGCGCCGGAGCTCCGGGCCGCGTACGAGGCCTCCACACGGCGGGTGGCGGCGTTCGGCGAACCCTGGCTCAGCCACTTCACCCCGGACGGCATCGCCGAGGAGCTGCGCGCGATGAAGCTGGACGACATCGAGGACCGCACCGGGCCGGAACTGCTCGCGCGGTACCTCGGCGAGCACACTCCCGACGCCGGTGCCGCTGCCGACGCCGATGTGTTCAGCGGCCATGTGCTCCGCGCCGGGCGCACCACCGCCCGCTAG
- a CDS encoding flavin monoamine oxidase family protein: MEQVRADVCVVGAGFAGLAAARRLVQAGQEVVVAEARDRVGGRVWNRELPDGTVVSAGGTWLGKGQNRMFQLCRELGLEVYPQYEQGDHLLRLDGVNHRYHGALPSTGPKTLLALGLALARLQLMTRRLPADAPWSARGARAWDARTLGQWLSDPRNVPSATARTLLGSTMNLLFCADPAEVSLLGALTLARGGGGFGYYTDTRKTESHLVDGGAPEVAGRMAAQLGPRVHLSSPVQRIAHDATGVEVVSPSLTVRAQRVIVAAPPVLAGRITFDPPLPARHSHLLQRVVPGAVIRVHMVHPQPFWREQHLSGQTLAPRSPVPITIDQTPRSGRPGVLSSYAFGPGALRLGRLDPARRREIWLDALTERFGPKARHPAQYLETDWSSQQWSLGGMIGYFPPGTLTNYGSALREPVGRIHWASTESATLMHGLMEGAVRSGERAAQEVLIALSRARHAAGLSGGPP; this comes from the coding sequence GTGGAACAGGTGCGGGCAGACGTGTGCGTGGTGGGCGCCGGGTTCGCCGGACTCGCCGCCGCGAGACGGCTGGTCCAGGCCGGCCAAGAGGTGGTGGTGGCCGAGGCGAGGGACCGGGTGGGCGGCCGGGTGTGGAACCGTGAACTTCCCGACGGGACCGTGGTGTCGGCCGGCGGGACCTGGCTGGGCAAGGGGCAGAACCGGATGTTCCAGCTCTGCCGGGAACTGGGACTCGAGGTGTACCCCCAGTACGAGCAGGGCGATCACCTCCTGCGCCTCGATGGAGTCAACCACCGGTACCACGGCGCCCTCCCCTCCACCGGCCCCAAGACACTCCTCGCCCTCGGCCTGGCCCTGGCGCGTCTGCAACTGATGACGCGGCGCCTCCCGGCGGATGCCCCGTGGTCCGCCCGGGGCGCCCGGGCATGGGACGCCCGCACCCTCGGGCAGTGGCTCTCCGACCCGCGCAATGTGCCCTCGGCCACCGCCCGCACCCTGCTCGGATCGACCATGAACCTGCTGTTCTGCGCCGACCCGGCGGAGGTATCGCTGCTGGGCGCCCTCACCCTGGCCCGGGGCGGCGGCGGTTTCGGCTACTACACCGACACCAGAAAAACCGAATCCCACCTCGTGGACGGCGGTGCCCCCGAAGTGGCGGGGCGGATGGCCGCGCAGCTGGGACCAAGGGTGCACCTGTCCAGCCCCGTTCAGCGGATCGCCCACGACGCCACCGGCGTCGAGGTGGTTTCCCCCTCGCTCACCGTGCGGGCGCAGCGGGTGATCGTGGCGGCGCCCCCGGTGCTGGCGGGGCGGATCACCTTCGATCCGCCGCTTCCCGCGCGCCACAGCCATCTGCTGCAGCGCGTGGTGCCGGGGGCGGTCATCCGGGTGCACATGGTCCACCCACAGCCGTTCTGGCGCGAGCAGCACCTGTCGGGACAGACCCTCGCGCCCCGGTCGCCCGTCCCGATCACCATCGACCAGACGCCACGGTCGGGACGGCCGGGAGTGCTCAGCAGTTACGCGTTCGGCCCCGGAGCCCTGCGCCTGGGGCGCTTGGACCCGGCCCGGCGGCGGGAGATCTGGCTGGACGCGCTGACCGAGCGGTTCGGTCCAAAGGCACGTCACCCCGCCCAGTACCTGGAGACCGACTGGTCCTCCCAACAGTGGTCACTGGGCGGGATGATCGGCTACTTCCCGCCGGGCACCCTGACCAACTACGGCAGCGCGCTGCGCGAGCCGGTCGGCCGGATCCACTGGGCCAGTACCGAGTCGGCCACGCTGATGCACGGCCTGATGGAGGGAGCGGTGCGCTCCGGCGAGCGGGCAGCCCAGGAAGTCCTGATCGCACTGTCCCGCGCCCGGCACGCCGCCGGCCTGTCCGGCGGTCCTCCCTGA